From Xenopus tropicalis strain Nigerian chromosome 3, UCB_Xtro_10.0, whole genome shotgun sequence, the proteins below share one genomic window:
- the LOC100485898 gene encoding interaptin — MGLVGTDTKLKYVHLILLLLVTGVIIMGLIYLNETSQRVQLQQKVLFMEKQAHHIVAERSIIRARANNLQGVVENQKNDIKHMQEIYNSQLEEQRQEFSKQKNDLQNTISTQEEIIINLERDYELLKKRFDSLNLQMEEFEKTQSRLLEKFSTQSTQCMKVINLVSELCNEKNSNKSRNFLVSSSTNGIFLKRITVGEEMNSTQGIFLIPNASFTYSTEKPGSVEAPGKNTKKHFTEILGDNNTTAHLKTFENSTQMPSTDREQDKENNISAIFDKRLTEDILEEENEKNTDTGKQTLDAKTVSKGNEDYAELNDSLEEDEDIMTLLLQEEKDQNMESPGDLQTENRNEFIKVLDTASDHRNITKVQERHATQPRAQMMQFSNTKTNVSSKENKTDNTNAMVSKQEAAAQETNKSKAVALKNETSQVKVNAKATNNIYKLFQSMESSHSAKLNSLKQTDSQINSTIPNLVPKPTTNVISAKESDLDTEKRSEKSEKEGYSTRRNDGKIKINTTKHKETAKLPTAEQDIPQALHKENILKRGDKKNNNELNQL; from the exons ATGGGTTTAGTGGGCACCGATACTAAGCTGAAATATGTGCATTTAATTTTGCTGCTGTTGGTGACCGGTGTAATTATTATGGGACTGATCTACTTGAATGAAACATCTCAAAGAGTCCAACTGCAG caAAAGGTTTTATTTATGGAAAAGCAAGCACACCATATAGTGGCTGAACGGTCTATAATACGAGCAAGAGCAAATAATTTACAAGGGGTGGTAGAAAACCAGAAGAATGATATCAAACACATGCAAGAAATCTATAATTCACAGTTAGAAGAACAAAGACAAGAATTCTCAAAGCAAAAG AACGACCTACAAAATACAATCTCCACACAGGAAGAGATCATCATAAATCTAGAAC GTGATTATGAGCTTTTAAAGAAGCGTTTTGACTCACTGAACTTGCAAATGGAGGAGTTTGAAAAGACTCAGTCGAGACTGTTAGAAAAATTTTCCACCCAGTC GACACAATGCATGAAAGTCATCAATTTGGTTAGCGAACTTTGTAatgaaaaaaacagcaacaaatcaAGAAATTTTTTGGTATCAAGTTCCACCAATGGTATTTTCTTGAAGAGGATTACAGTGGGAGAAGAAATGAACAGTACTCAAGGGATATTTCTAATACCAAATGCCAGTTTCACTTATAGCACTGAGAAGCCAGGCAGCGTTGAAGCACCAGGCaagaacacaaaaaaacatttcacagAAATTTTAG GTGACAATAACACTACAGCCCAtcttaaaacatttgaaaactcTACCCAGATGCCTTCAACAGATAGAGAACAagataaggaaaacaatataagtgctatatttGACAAAAGGCTGACTGAGGACATCCTagaagaagaaaatgaaaaaaacacagacactGGCAAGCAGACACTGGATGCAAAAACTGTGTCCAAAGGGAACGAGGACTATGCAGAACTCAATGACAGTTTGGAAGAGGATGAGGATATCATGACACTCCTACTACAGGAGGAAAAGGATCAAAACATGGAAAGTCCTGGAGATCTTCAAACAGAAAATAGGAATGAATTTATTAAGGTTTTGGACACTGCATCAGATCACAGGAACATCACAAAGGTACAGGAAAGGCATGCAACTCAGCCAAGGGCACAAATGATGCAATTTTCAAATACTAAAACAAATGTAAGTTCTAAAGAGAACAAGACAGATAACACGAATGCTATGGTGTCAAAGCAGGAAGCTGCTGCTCAAGAAACAAATAAATCCAAAGCAGTGGCCTTGAAAAATGAAACTTCACAAGTAAAAGTGAATGCAAAAGCAACAAACAATATTTATAAGCTGTTTCAATCCATGGAGAGCAGTCATTCTGCAAAATTAAACAGCTTAAAACAGACTGATAGTCAAATAAATAGCACAATCCCAAATTTAGTTCCAAAACCAACAACAAATGTGATTTCAGCAAAAGAATCAGATTTGGATACAGAAAAAAGAAGTGAAAAAAGTGAAAAGGAAGGGTACAGCACAAGAAGGAatgatggaaaaatcaaaattAATACTACAAAACATAAAGAAACAGCCAAGTTACCAACTGCAGAACAAGATATTCCACAGGCTCTTCACAAAGAAAACATACTCAAAAGaggagataaaaaaaacaataatgagCTAAATCAGTTATAG